AGCCTGCGGGCAGTCTGGGGCGGGCGCACAAAAAACTCCCTGACCCGGCCGGGTCAGGGAGTTGTCCTTGGCGGAGGATGTGGGATTTGAACCCACGAGGGGCGTGAACCCCGCACGCGTTCCAGGCGTGTGACATAGGCCGCTAGTCGAATCCTCCTCGTGCGCGCAGGCGCCGCAGTGCGACGCTGGCGTACGGGCAAGACTGTACACAATCTGTCTGCCTGGGGCAAAACCGCACGTCCTGGTGGGGATTGGTGGTGCCGGGTGCGTTCGGCTACCATGGGAGTCCGGATCTCGCGCGGCGTGTATCTTGTGAACTCCCCCAGGGCAGGAATGCAGCAAGGGTCAACGAGCTCTACCGGGTGCGCGGGATCCCCTTTTTCTTTTTCGGGCTGGGGCCTGGGGGCGGCGAGGTGGGCTGCAGCATGGGTACTATAAATCCAGTGTGTGAATCTCGGTAGCCACGAGGAAGGAAACCCCGTTTTGTCTCTGCTGGAATTGGATGCTGATCAGCGCGCAGAATGCGCAGCTGCCGCCCGCCGTGCGTATGAGGAGCTCAAGGCCAAGAACCTGGATTTGAACCTCACGCGGGGTAAGCCGTCGACGGAGCAACTGGATTTGTCTCGTGAGCTGCTCAGCTTGCCGGGGGATGATCCGGTGGCCGCCGATGGCACGGATGTGCGCAATTACGGTCAGGGGGCCGGGATCATTGATATCCGCTCATTGTGGGCGGAGGTCCTGGGAATTGATGTTGAGAATCTTATTGCTGCGGATTCTTCCTCGCTGAATATCATGTTTGATCTCATCAGCTTCGTGTGGCTGTGGGGCACTCCGGATTCGCCGCAGCCGTGGGGGCGCGAGGAGAAGGTGCGGTGGATCTGCCCGGTCCCGGGCTATGATCGCCACTTCACCATCACCGAAAAGTTTGGCATTGAGATGGTGCCGGTGCCCATGCTTGACGATGGCCCGGATATGGATGCAGTGCGCAACCTCGCCCAGGATCCCACGGTCAAGGGCATGTGGACGGTGCCGGTGTTTGGCAATCCCACGGGCGTGAGCTTCAGCAAGGCGGTCACTGAGGAGCTGGCCAGCATGGATACGGCCGCGCCGGACTTCCGCATCGTGTGGGATAACGCCTACGCGGTGCACACGCTGACTGACTCTTTCCCCGAGGTCTACAACGTCATCGAATTGGCACGCCAGGCGGGCAACCCGAATCGTTTTTGGTTTATGTCCTCGACGTCCAAGATCACCCATGCGGGTTCGGGCGTGAGCTTTTTCGCCTCTTCAAAGGAGAACCTGGAGTGGTACCAATCCATCGCCTCAGTTCGCGGAATTGGGCCTAACAAGGTCAATCAGCTCGCGCATGCGCGTTTCTTTGGTTCGGCGCAGGGCGTGTTTGACCATATGAAACGCCACGCGGAGTCTTTGGCTCCGAAGTTCCAGCGGGTACAGCAGATCCTTGATGATCGACTTTCGGAATACGATGTAGCACACTGGACCAAACCGGATGGTGGTTATTTCATCTCCTTGGATGTGGTGGATGGCACGGCATCTCGGGTGGTGCAGTTGGCCAAGGAGGCTGGTATTGCGTTGACGCAGGCCGGTTCTTCTTTCCCGCTGCATGAAGATCCGAATGATCGCAACATCCGGTTGGCCCCCTCGATGCCTCCGCTGGAGGAGCTTGAGGTGGCTATGGACGGTGTGGCCACCTGCGTGTTGGTGGCTGCTTTGGAGAAATTGGGCGCCTGATTATCGGCGCACGCTTCCTTCGCGGCGCTAGGGCCCGGTTGGCCTAAGACCGGGTCTTCGAAAGGAGTACCACACAACCGTGGACAGGAACGAGACCGAAGTTTGGCTGGGTGATTTCATGCCAGCCCAGCTCGATGTGTTTCCGGGTGGGGCATTCCATGTGGGGGTGTCCCAGTTTGATGGCCAGTCCATTGCCTGTACCACGGACTTTGCGCGGATTGATACCGGTTTGCAGGTTGACGGCGCCGCAGAGCTGACTGATGTGCGCAGTGAGTTGTTTGTGGTGGCGGAGGCGGATGTCTTTCCTGCGGTGATGGCCGTGGGTACGGCCGCTGACGTACTGCGGCAGAATGCGCAGGTTATTCCCGCGGAGCCGGGGACGATGTTGCCGGGTTTGGCGGCCAAGGCGGGGTTGTTGACGGACCAGTATGGTTTTGCCACCGATGTGACGGTGCGCCACGGGTTGTTGGTGCCCCCGTTTATGTGGGGTGGCCCGGTGCCCCAGTTCGCGGAGGCTGCGGGCGATGTTCATGGTGAGGGTGTGACGCCGGGGGCGGGCCGCCTGACGGTGATGTTGCAGTTGATTTTGCTCACTGATGCGGAGCGGGCGTGGGTCCTGGATGAGGGGATGGCGCCGCTGTTGGCTCAGGTGGAGGCGGAGTTGCTTCCGGTGCACGACTGGCGTCGATAAGCGTCGCGGCGTCGGCTGGGTAGGCTGGTGGGCGTGTCGCTTTACCGGAAGTATCGCCCCGCGTCGTTTGCTGAGGTCGTAGGCCAGGAGCAGGTAACCAAGCCGCTGTCGGCGGCCCTGGATTCGGGCCGCATTAATCATGCCTACCTGTTTTCGGGGCCGCGCGGGTGCGGTAAGACCTCGTCGGCGCGGATTTTGGCGCGTTCGCTCAATTGTGCAGAGGGCCCAACATCGACGCCGTGTGGGCGGTGCGATTCGTGCCGTTCTTTGGCGCCGGGCGGACCGGGCAATTTGGATGTCACTGAGCTGGATGCCGCGAGCCATAATGGCGTGGAGGACATGCGTGAGCTGCGCGATCGTGCCTATTACGCCCCCGCGGATTCCCGGTATCGGGTTTTTATTATTGATGAAGCCCACATGATCTCTAATGCGGGTTCTAATGCGCTGCTGAAGATTGTTGAGGAGCCGCCGGAGCACCTCATTTTCATTTTTGCTACCACCGAGCCGGAGAAAGTCATTGGGACGATCCGCTCGCGGACGCACCATTATCCTTTCCGGCTGCTCACGCCTCAGGCGATGCGCGGATTGTTGCAGCGCACGGCGCAGGCGGAAGGGGTTCATGTTGATGATGCCGTCTATCCGCTGGTCATCCGCGCCGGCGGGGGCTCGCCGCGCGATTCGCTGTCCATTTTGGATCAGCTGCTCGCCGGCGCAGGTACGCAGGGGCTGACC
Above is a genomic segment from Corynebacterium uberis containing:
- a CDS encoding aminotransferase; its protein translation is MSLLELDADQRAECAAAARRAYEELKAKNLDLNLTRGKPSTEQLDLSRELLSLPGDDPVAADGTDVRNYGQGAGIIDIRSLWAEVLGIDVENLIAADSSSLNIMFDLISFVWLWGTPDSPQPWGREEKVRWICPVPGYDRHFTITEKFGIEMVPVPMLDDGPDMDAVRNLAQDPTVKGMWTVPVFGNPTGVSFSKAVTEELASMDTAAPDFRIVWDNAYAVHTLTDSFPEVYNVIELARQAGNPNRFWFMSSTSKITHAGSGVSFFASSKENLEWYQSIASVRGIGPNKVNQLAHARFFGSAQGVFDHMKRHAESLAPKFQRVQQILDDRLSEYDVAHWTKPDGGYFISLDVVDGTASRVVQLAKEAGIALTQAGSSFPLHEDPNDRNIRLAPSMPPLEELEVAMDGVATCVLVAALEKLGA
- a CDS encoding suppressor of fused domain protein; its protein translation is MPAQLDVFPGGAFHVGVSQFDGQSIACTTDFARIDTGLQVDGAAELTDVRSELFVVAEADVFPAVMAVGTAADVLRQNAQVIPAEPGTMLPGLAAKAGLLTDQYGFATDVTVRHGLLVPPFMWGGPVPQFAEAAGDVHGEGVTPGAGRLTVMLQLILLTDAERAWVLDEGMAPLLAQVEAELLPVHDWRR